Proteins from one Candidatus Pantoea bituminis genomic window:
- a CDS encoding arginase family protein, with the protein MKNLRMIFPMWQGGNLTAYKQGAELLAMLAPEAGKETTTVTVPVHIPRTDSSVESGITGRNNLKAELEAADSLIRENTPDSICVLGGDCLVDLAPFAWLSEQYQDGFGILWLDTHPDVMTPSQYPNAHAHVLGALMGNGDEMLTRHVNKPVPSSKIMIAGIHSPNAYEHEFLEKNKINQVSPEEMMKGTDQLKEWIEKEKITHLAIHFDLDILDPNKFTSLNFNNPYAKPSDFEGIAQGKLELEDVINWILEASSLTKTVGLGITEYLPWDAIRLKDALSKIPILTE; encoded by the coding sequence ATGAAAAATCTGAGAATGATATTTCCGATGTGGCAGGGTGGCAATCTGACTGCCTACAAACAAGGCGCAGAACTTCTCGCCATGCTGGCACCGGAAGCAGGAAAAGAGACTACCACTGTTACGGTTCCGGTACACATACCCAGAACAGATTCTTCCGTAGAAAGCGGTATCACGGGTCGTAATAACCTCAAAGCTGAGCTGGAAGCTGCAGATTCCTTAATCAGGGAAAATACTCCCGACAGCATTTGCGTGCTTGGTGGGGACTGCCTTGTTGATTTAGCGCCGTTTGCCTGGTTAAGTGAACAGTATCAGGATGGATTTGGAATATTATGGTTAGATACTCATCCAGACGTTATGACGCCTTCACAGTATCCTAATGCTCATGCTCATGTTCTTGGCGCTCTGATGGGGAATGGGGATGAAATGTTGACCAGGCATGTAAATAAGCCAGTTCCCTCATCAAAAATTATGATCGCCGGGATTCACAGCCCGAATGCATACGAGCACGAATTTCTGGAAAAAAATAAAATAAATCAGGTTTCACCTGAAGAGATGATGAAGGGTACAGATCAGTTAAAAGAATGGATTGAAAAAGAGAAAATTACTCACCTAGCAATTCATTTCGATCTGGATATTCTTGATCCAAACAAATTCACCTCACTTAATTTTAATAATCCTTATGCTAAACCATCTGATTTTGAGGGGATAGCGCAGGGCAAACTTGAATTAGAAGATGTTATTAACTGGATACTGGAAGCTAGCAGTCTGACTAAAACGGTTGGGCTGGGAATTACAGAATACTTACCTTGGGATGCAATAAGATTAAAAGATGCCCTGAGTAAAATACCCATTCTTACTGAATAA
- a CDS encoding DMT family transporter, whose protein sequence is MNKKIIGLLAVATCYVLIGSSYPIAQEAVSTIPTWTFTGITIFIGFLFQLPFSLFKEKTNWISISLKDWSKVSVVTLLGNILYTVFLLYGMSNTNATTAAVVSSSVPALVLLLSFVFLKDKLKSTMIISVALAIVSVIMMSIPEKGSDTSSSFFGMSMLALSALSNAIYVIVAKKLTLALKTWTYSAAICFAGFIFTLPMILSELNNFDIYSLNSYQVITMIYYGIFVWALPIYLFLTGIKYVSATTAGMMFSFIPLSSLLTTVFFYNGHVRTIDVISIIMVITSVIISEVTFKKSSLKNQTKTA, encoded by the coding sequence ATGAATAAAAAAATTATTGGTTTGCTGGCTGTGGCGACGTGTTATGTATTAATAGGTTCAAGCTACCCCATCGCTCAGGAGGCGGTTAGTACTATACCAACGTGGACGTTTACAGGAATTACTATTTTTATAGGATTTCTGTTTCAGTTGCCATTCTCTTTATTTAAAGAAAAAACTAACTGGATTTCCATCAGCTTAAAAGACTGGTCCAAAGTGTCGGTTGTGACTCTTTTAGGAAATATACTTTATACAGTCTTTCTTCTCTATGGGATGAGTAACACAAACGCAACAACTGCGGCTGTAGTTTCAAGCTCTGTTCCGGCACTGGTGCTGTTGTTATCATTCGTTTTTCTTAAAGACAAGCTTAAGTCAACAATGATTATTTCAGTTGCACTGGCAATTGTGAGCGTCATTATGATGTCTATCCCGGAGAAAGGCAGTGATACAAGTTCTTCTTTTTTTGGTATGTCAATGCTGGCGTTATCAGCATTATCAAATGCTATTTATGTGATAGTTGCAAAAAAACTCACATTAGCTCTAAAAACCTGGACATATTCTGCTGCTATTTGCTTTGCGGGATTTATTTTCACGCTACCAATGATCCTCTCTGAGTTAAATAATTTTGATATTTATTCTCTTAATTCTTACCAGGTGATAACTATGATTTACTACGGTATTTTTGTCTGGGCATTACCTATATATCTTTTCCTTACAGGCATAAAATATGTCTCAGCAACGACTGCAGGAATGATGTTTTCTTTTATTCCACTGTCTTCTCTTCTTACAACAGTATTTTTTTACAATGGTCACGTAAGAACTATTGATGTTATATCCATTATCATGGTTATCACCTCTGTAATTATTTCCGAAGTGACTTTTAAAAAGTCCTCTTTAAAAAACCAGACCAAAACAGCTTAG
- a CDS encoding cyclase family protein, whose translation MKTKKLLATVILSSLFLSGYSSAGFQLPQPERYVELNHALTDGMITYPGESMVKHLNPQPRYPNGSLVDGLAVLGISGTYIDSPHHVDEKLGNISAYPLSSLVNLPITVVTLRKNARVFEIEDFENTDVNGKAVLLFTGQDRKFGQPDYMEESPYLSGAAASWLVKHGAKLVGIDSVLIDNPNAPDAAVPAHNILLKNGVVVAEDMTNIKNVVGTQAYLTAVPPRTPTTSFPARIFAAVYK comes from the coding sequence ATGAAAACGAAAAAGCTGCTAGCTACTGTTATTTTATCAAGCCTGTTTCTCAGTGGATATTCATCTGCAGGCTTTCAGCTCCCTCAACCGGAACGGTATGTCGAGCTTAATCATGCTTTGACAGATGGTATGATAACTTATCCAGGCGAGAGCATGGTGAAACATCTGAATCCTCAACCAAGATATCCTAACGGTTCTTTAGTAGATGGTCTGGCGGTTCTTGGTATTTCAGGAACATATATTGATTCACCACATCACGTTGACGAAAAGCTCGGGAATATCAGCGCCTATCCACTGTCAAGTCTGGTTAACCTGCCGATTACGGTAGTGACGCTTCGTAAAAATGCCAGAGTGTTTGAAATAGAAGATTTTGAAAATACTGACGTGAATGGTAAGGCCGTACTTCTCTTTACCGGGCAGGATCGCAAATTTGGTCAGCCAGACTATATGGAGGAGTCGCCTTATCTCTCTGGTGCAGCTGCGTCATGGCTTGTAAAACATGGAGCAAAACTTGTGGGTATAGATTCAGTTTTAATTGATAATCCTAACGCACCTGACGCAGCGGTACCGGCACACAATATCTTACTCAAAAACGGCGTGGTTGTAGCGGAAGATATGACTAATATTAAGAATGTAGTAGGCACGCAGGCTTATCTTACTGCCGTACCTCCGAGAACGCCTACCACCAGTTTTCCAGCGCGAATTTTTGCTGCAGTCTATAAATAA
- a CDS encoding TetR/AcrR family transcriptional regulator, translating to MTYKSGTYTKLLDAAFNCFAEKGYAATSVREITQRAGISQGAMYTYFTGKEELFIAIVLEEQRIALSAYDDSFKGNNLERIYEVIFKYCLTDSDFYPSNHNHLWLEMMAESSRNDILRDYYIKSDIILREGIHKFLRDGIKSGEFPSSIDLEQVTIVIFSLIDGLMARKAINNAFDIEKTTPDFIKILKAIICS from the coding sequence ATGACATATAAATCAGGTACTTACACAAAGCTATTGGATGCGGCCTTCAATTGCTTTGCTGAAAAAGGTTATGCCGCAACAAGTGTGAGAGAAATAACTCAGCGTGCAGGGATCAGCCAGGGCGCTATGTACACTTATTTTACAGGTAAAGAAGAGCTTTTCATTGCTATTGTTCTGGAAGAACAAAGGATAGCTTTAAGCGCCTATGATGACTCTTTCAAAGGTAATAATCTTGAAAGGATTTATGAGGTGATTTTTAAATATTGCCTTACCGACAGTGATTTCTACCCAAGCAATCATAACCATTTATGGCTGGAAATGATGGCTGAATCCTCCCGCAATGATATATTGCGAGATTATTATATTAAAAGCGACATTATTCTCAGGGAAGGAATTCATAAATTCCTCAGGGACGGAATAAAATCTGGTGAATTTCCCTCATCAATAGATTTAGAACAGGTTACCATTGTGATATTCTCTCTGATCGACGGACTTATGGCGAGAAAAGCTATTAATAATGCGTTTGATATAGAAAAAACCACACCAGATTTCATTAAGATACTTAAAGCAATAATATGCAGTTAA
- a CDS encoding LysR family substrate-binding domain-containing protein: protein MKKAMPELTISVKEIDSAEAIPLLQSGDIDLAFARLTGELGNDIKSLPLASDNLVVALPHDHHLAGKNSISLEALCNEKWVMFARHLSPVFFDSIIVACRAQGFSPRIIHEVRSVASQIAFVSCGQGIALVPSTLERLSPANVVTLPLENNIKVITTAVAWFSARNNPAVDMFIEMIRQM from the coding sequence ATGAAAAAAGCGATGCCTGAGCTGACCATTTCCGTAAAAGAGATAGACAGCGCAGAGGCCATCCCTTTGCTGCAGAGTGGTGATATTGACCTGGCTTTTGCACGCCTTACAGGCGAACTAGGAAATGATATTAAATCTCTGCCGCTGGCCAGCGATAACCTGGTTGTTGCCCTGCCCCATGACCATCATCTCGCCGGTAAAAACAGTATTTCGCTTGAGGCATTGTGTAATGAAAAATGGGTTATGTTTGCCCGCCATCTCAGCCCGGTGTTTTTCGACAGCATCATTGTCGCCTGCCGTGCGCAGGGTTTTTCGCCACGGATAATCCATGAAGTTCGCTCTGTTGCCTCTCAGATTGCCTTTGTAAGCTGCGGACAGGGCATTGCGCTCGTTCCCTCAACGCTTGAGCGGCTGTCACCTGCCAACGTAGTTACCCTGCCGCTTGAAAATAATATCAAGGTCATTACAACCGCAGTCGCCTGGTTCAGCGCAAGAAATAATCCGGCTGTGGATATGTTTATTGAGATGATCAGGCAAATGTAA
- a CDS encoding LysR family transcriptional regulator, with protein sequence MAEEKHFGRAAKRLGMTQPPLTQQIQVLESSLKVRLFDRSRKGVQLTPAGQAILPAVRKFAEQVERLDLAIREAIAGHTGILTVGAISTAMLDVLPAYLEK encoded by the coding sequence GTGGCAGAAGAAAAGCATTTTGGTCGTGCTGCTAAACGGCTTGGCATGACACAGCCCCCGTTAACGCAACAGATTCAGGTGCTTGAAAGCTCATTAAAGGTACGGCTGTTTGACAGATCCCGGAAAGGGGTTCAATTAACGCCTGCCGGGCAGGCAATCCTGCCCGCGGTGAGAAAATTTGCCGAACAGGTGGAACGTCTTGATCTGGCCATTCGCGAAGCTATTGCAGGTCATACTGGCATACTTACCGTCGGCGCTATCAGTACGGCCATGCTCGATGTTTTGCCTGCCTATCTGGAAAAATGA
- a CDS encoding RraA family protein, with the protein MSSLSLLDRLASLDTNTVSDALDFLELPGATYGLRPLWECPKIVGRASTIQLGPKTDARPTVHLITPVIDAITTDDRVLVIAGGKEGISCWGDIIANAAKGKKVRGSVLDGMSRDIEGSEEIGYPVYGRGITMISARNRIIQVDSGNSVIMADVTVKENDYVIADRCGTVFIPAERIEEVITLAEKIAHRQNGMVAAVREGRSVAEVMHDSQFEAIKQDEKA; encoded by the coding sequence ATGTCATCTCTTTCCCTGCTCGACAGACTTGCCAGCCTTGATACTAATACCGTTTCTGATGCCCTGGATTTCCTGGAACTTCCGGGTGCGACATACGGCCTGCGCCCACTCTGGGAGTGTCCAAAAATTGTCGGGCGTGCCAGCACCATTCAGCTCGGTCCAAAGACCGATGCCAGACCTACTGTTCATCTCATTACACCGGTGATTGACGCGATTACCACAGACGATCGCGTTCTGGTGATCGCCGGCGGTAAAGAAGGGATATCCTGCTGGGGTGACATTATTGCGAACGCTGCGAAGGGTAAAAAAGTACGCGGTTCAGTGCTGGATGGCATGAGCAGAGATATTGAAGGCAGTGAGGAAATTGGCTATCCGGTCTATGGTCGCGGGATCACTATGATAAGTGCCCGTAACCGCATCATTCAGGTCGATTCAGGTAACTCGGTCATCATGGCTGACGTCACGGTAAAAGAAAATGACTATGTGATTGCGGATCGTTGCGGAACGGTTTTTATTCCCGCTGAACGCATTGAGGAAGTCATTACGCTGGCTGAGAAAATTGCGCATCGCCAGAACGGCATGGTAGCCGCCGTACGCGAAGGGCGCTCTGTGGCCGAAGTGATGCATGACAGCCAGTTTGAAGCCATTAAACAGGATGAAAAAGCATGA
- a CDS encoding RraA family protein — protein sequence MNETEKHLIELFKGLDTAGVSDALDKLGLSGQCFGVMPLDNYRQPVVGFAYTVRYEPASNPPGTVGDFIDDVPAGYVVVIDNNGRTDCTVWGDIMTQLAGNNGIAGTVIDGVCRDVHKAFGDGYPIFSKGRFMRTGKDRVQINAINQPVSIGTARVEANDIVVADASGVVIVPRDRAEDVARVVHEIEKTESAIRQALAEGKSLRQARQEQNYHLLQRKA from the coding sequence ATGAACGAAACTGAAAAACACCTCATTGAGCTGTTCAAAGGACTGGATACCGCAGGCGTCTCTGACGCACTCGATAAGCTTGGACTGAGTGGACAATGTTTCGGCGTCATGCCGCTTGATAATTACAGGCAACCTGTCGTGGGTTTTGCGTATACCGTACGTTACGAGCCTGCCAGTAATCCTCCCGGAACTGTAGGTGATTTTATTGACGATGTACCAGCCGGGTATGTGGTTGTCATCGACAATAACGGACGCACCGACTGTACGGTCTGGGGTGATATCATGACACAGCTTGCTGGCAACAATGGTATTGCGGGCACCGTCATTGATGGCGTTTGTCGTGACGTGCATAAAGCATTCGGTGACGGGTATCCGATCTTCTCGAAAGGCCGCTTCATGCGCACCGGCAAAGATCGCGTTCAGATCAATGCCATTAATCAGCCTGTATCAATTGGTACTGCGCGTGTGGAAGCAAACGATATCGTCGTGGCGGACGCCAGCGGTGTGGTGATCGTACCGCGTGACAGGGCAGAAGATGTTGCTCGTGTAGTTCATGAGATTGAAAAAACTGAATCAGCCATCCGTCAGGCATTGGCTGAAGGTAAATCATTGCGCCAGGCGCGCCAAGAGCAGAATTATCACTTACTGCAGAGGAAAGCATAA
- a CDS encoding RraA family protein codes for MPLYTEEQAQRALQLGSSTLFEASGLNCAVVPEIKAVWRGMGVAAPAYPLACSPGDNLALHLALEKVPEGSVLVVTTDNFIAGYWGEVLTVAAQAAGVKGLIIDGGVRDIAAVQKRGFPLYSRGVAVRGTIKASYKSVGEPVSFTGIPVAAGDLVVADDDGIVIIPVQDVARVLNASEQREAKERVMMQKLEAGSTTVDLMGLAHWRTQ; via the coding sequence ATGCCACTTTATACAGAAGAGCAGGCACAACGCGCGTTGCAGTTGGGTAGCTCTACATTGTTCGAAGCCTCTGGTTTGAATTGCGCGGTTGTTCCAGAGATTAAAGCCGTCTGGCGCGGTATGGGTGTTGCTGCGCCAGCTTACCCACTCGCCTGTTCGCCGGGTGATAATCTGGCATTACATCTTGCACTGGAAAAAGTGCCAGAAGGCAGTGTGCTGGTTGTGACAACGGATAATTTCATCGCAGGTTACTGGGGCGAAGTGCTGACCGTAGCCGCACAGGCGGCAGGGGTAAAGGGCCTGATCATTGATGGTGGCGTACGGGATATTGCAGCAGTACAGAAACGCGGCTTCCCGCTTTATTCGCGCGGTGTTGCAGTGCGTGGCACCATCAAAGCGAGCTATAAGTCGGTTGGCGAGCCTGTCAGCTTTACCGGCATCCCTGTTGCGGCCGGAGACTTGGTCGTTGCTGATGATGATGGCATTGTCATTATCCCGGTTCAGGACGTGGCACGCGTCCTTAATGCTTCCGAACAGCGTGAAGCGAAAGAGCGTGTGATGATGCAAAAATTGGAAGCAGGCAGCACCACGGTTGATTTAATGGGTCTGGCTCACTGGAGAACACAATGA
- a CDS encoding pyridoxal phosphate-dependent aminotransferase, giving the protein MTKVQQLNRYLERGKPSATYRIMDKVAELKVQGRNVISLSAGEPDFPTPKHICAAAMMAIQNGHTRYTQVAGLRSLREAVVRKFRLDNGLDVSWQETLICNGGKQVIYNALAATLNDDDEVIIPAPYWVSYPEMVQLCGGTPVTVACGQESGFKITPELLEATITPRTRWIILNSPSNPTGAVYSREELTALGKVLLNHPQILILSDDIYEHLIFDDIEFATMAAVMPELKDQILTMNGVSKAWAMTGWRIGFCAGPRWLISAMEKLQGQQTSGASSISQHAALAALTGPRDFLATSRQAFSARRDLMVRMLNSAPGLRCDTPQGAFYAFADCSALIGKTSAAGRYFATDEDVATALLEEKGVSVVHGSAFGLGPYIRIAYAIDNISLEKACQLIIEFCETVK; this is encoded by the coding sequence ATGACAAAAGTGCAGCAGCTCAATCGCTACCTGGAGCGCGGCAAACCGTCGGCCACCTATCGTATTATGGATAAGGTGGCAGAGCTGAAAGTACAGGGGCGCAACGTCATTTCACTCAGCGCCGGAGAGCCTGATTTTCCGACACCGAAGCACATCTGTGCCGCAGCCATGATGGCTATCCAAAATGGCCATACCCGCTATACACAGGTTGCCGGACTGAGGTCCTTACGCGAGGCTGTTGTGCGAAAATTCCGGCTGGATAACGGACTTGACGTCAGCTGGCAGGAAACCCTTATCTGCAACGGTGGTAAACAGGTTATTTATAATGCCCTCGCTGCCACGCTTAATGATGATGATGAAGTAATTATTCCGGCGCCTTACTGGGTGAGCTATCCGGAAATGGTACAGCTGTGTGGCGGGACACCCGTAACGGTGGCGTGCGGCCAAGAAAGTGGCTTTAAAATCACACCTGAGTTGCTTGAGGCCACGATAACACCGCGTACGCGCTGGATTATTCTGAACTCGCCATCCAACCCAACCGGCGCAGTCTACAGCAGGGAAGAACTGACTGCACTTGGTAAGGTTTTGCTGAACCATCCGCAAATTCTCATCCTGTCAGATGATATTTACGAGCACCTCATTTTTGACGATATCGAATTTGCCACCATGGCAGCGGTCATGCCCGAACTTAAAGACCAGATTTTAACGATGAATGGCGTGTCGAAGGCCTGGGCTATGACCGGATGGCGTATCGGTTTCTGTGCGGGACCGCGCTGGCTTATCAGTGCCATGGAAAAGCTTCAAGGGCAACAGACTTCCGGTGCCAGTTCCATTTCACAGCATGCCGCGCTGGCTGCGCTGACCGGACCGCGGGATTTTCTGGCCACTTCCCGGCAGGCCTTCTCAGCGCGCCGTGATTTGATGGTCCGCATGCTAAACAGCGCACCCGGTTTACGCTGTGATACGCCGCAGGGCGCATTCTATGCGTTTGCAGACTGCAGCGCTCTTATTGGTAAAACTTCCGCAGCAGGTCGGTATTTCGCAACGGATGAGGATGTGGCAACCGCATTGCTGGAAGAGAAAGGCGTGTCGGTTGTGCACGGCAGCGCATTTGGCCTCGGACCTTACATTCGCATCGCCTATGCCATTGATAACATTTCTCTGGAAAAAGCCTGCCAGTTGATCATTGAGTTCTGTGAAACGGTTAAGTGA
- the accC gene encoding acetyl-CoA carboxylase biotin carboxylase subunit — protein sequence MFSKVLIANRGEIALRILRACHTLGLETVAVYSANDKDLRHVKLATSSICIGPAASSASYLNHEALLIAAKLTGADAVHPGYGFLSENSAFAEKVQDAGLTFIGPTAHSIREMGDKVAAKKAMLRAGVPCVPGSDGELPADPALITTIAEKIGYPVIVKASGGGGGRGMRIVRSAEQLASSVALTREEAQRAFGNAALYIEKYLQNPRHIEIQVLADQHGNAVWLGERDCSMQRRHQKVIEESPAPGVAREAIRRIGRICADACIKLGYRGAGTFEFLYEKGDFYFIEMNTRVQVEHPVTEMVTGVDIVAEQLRIAQGEPLSFSQESVVFTGHAIECRINAEHPEMFTPSPGLVRSWIAPGGPGIRVESHLYSGYTVPHNYDSMVAKIIAWGKTREEAINRMRVALEECEIDGIVTTIPLQLDLLQQTAFRQGGFTIQYLEKLLNKRALAEEEQHAG from the coding sequence ATGTTCAGTAAAGTTCTTATCGCTAACCGTGGTGAAATTGCGCTGCGCATATTACGTGCCTGCCATACGCTTGGTCTTGAGACTGTTGCGGTTTATTCAGCAAATGATAAGGATCTGCGACATGTGAAACTGGCAACGTCATCCATCTGCATCGGGCCGGCAGCATCGTCAGCGAGTTATCTGAATCATGAAGCCCTGTTGATTGCGGCAAAGCTGACTGGTGCAGATGCCGTTCATCCGGGTTACGGCTTTTTATCAGAAAACAGCGCGTTTGCCGAAAAAGTACAGGATGCGGGACTCACCTTTATCGGGCCGACTGCGCACTCTATCCGGGAAATGGGTGATAAAGTTGCAGCCAAAAAAGCGATGCTGCGTGCTGGCGTACCCTGCGTGCCGGGTTCGGACGGTGAACTGCCCGCTGATCCTGCCCTGATTACAACCATCGCTGAAAAAATCGGATATCCCGTCATTGTTAAAGCATCCGGCGGAGGAGGCGGGCGTGGTATGCGTATCGTGCGGTCAGCGGAGCAACTCGCCAGCTCTGTGGCATTAACCCGTGAAGAAGCACAGCGCGCGTTTGGTAATGCCGCGCTCTACATCGAAAAATATCTGCAAAACCCGCGTCATATTGAAATTCAGGTACTCGCAGATCAACACGGCAATGCCGTGTGGCTTGGCGAGCGAGACTGCTCAATGCAGCGGCGCCATCAGAAAGTGATTGAGGAGTCTCCCGCGCCAGGTGTGGCACGAGAGGCAATACGCCGGATCGGACGCATTTGCGCGGATGCCTGCATTAAACTGGGCTATCGCGGCGCAGGCACCTTTGAGTTTCTTTATGAGAAAGGTGATTTCTATTTTATTGAAATGAATACGCGTGTGCAGGTTGAGCATCCTGTCACTGAAATGGTGACCGGTGTTGATATTGTGGCGGAGCAGCTACGCATTGCGCAGGGAGAGCCGCTCTCATTCTCGCAGGAGAGTGTGGTTTTCACCGGCCATGCTATCGAATGCCGTATCAATGCAGAACATCCCGAAATGTTCACACCGTCGCCAGGCCTCGTCCGCTCCTGGATCGCGCCGGGCGGTCCGGGAATCCGCGTAGAGTCACATCTTTATTCCGGCTACACCGTGCCACACAACTATGACTCAATGGTGGCGAAAATTATTGCGTGGGGAAAAACGCGTGAAGAAGCGATTAATCGTATGCGCGTAGCGCTGGAAGAATGCGAAATTGATGGCATCGTGACCACTATTCCGCTGCAACTCGATCTGCTGCAGCAAACCGCATTCCGGCAGGGAGGTTTCACAATTCAGTATCTGGAAAAATTACTGAACAAACGTGCACTGGCAGAGGAGGAGCAACATGCAGGCTGA
- a CDS encoding DUF4286 family protein, with translation MSSYANGMLFVASDIGPADEADFNRWYDREHIEERVRMEGVISAARYKAIDGKPRHLALYWADSTEVFASPAYARAFVNQSEWSLKTLPLMTHPYRRIGNVEASVGQGSGAYITVLPLLEDLERQDVTDICEQVGQHLATDDTFVRSYVIFPIDELSKSLPQEDLTTRTMRPLFIIESSDPVANGSAMRLASAALPAVLQDAARYALSWKLASSELLS, from the coding sequence ATGTCCAGCTATGCGAACGGTATGTTATTTGTTGCTTCAGATATTGGGCCTGCGGATGAGGCTGATTTCAATCGCTGGTACGATCGTGAGCACATTGAAGAGCGCGTGCGTATGGAGGGTGTGATTTCAGCTGCGCGTTATAAAGCTATTGATGGAAAACCCAGGCATCTCGCGCTTTACTGGGCGGACTCCACTGAAGTATTTGCCAGCCCTGCCTATGCCAGAGCCTTCGTGAATCAGAGTGAATGGTCCCTCAAAACTTTGCCACTGATGACCCATCCTTACCGTCGTATTGGTAACGTCGAGGCCAGCGTCGGGCAGGGAAGTGGCGCCTATATCACTGTATTACCGCTGTTGGAAGATTTGGAACGACAGGACGTCACTGATATATGTGAACAGGTGGGTCAACATCTTGCTACCGATGACACCTTTGTTCGCAGCTATGTGATTTTCCCGATCGACGAGTTAAGTAAGTCCTTACCGCAAGAGGACCTAACCACACGCACGATGCGTCCGCTGTTCATTATCGAGAGCAGCGATCCCGTCGCCAATGGTTCAGCAATGCGCCTGGCCTCCGCCGCCCTTCCTGCTGTGCTGCAAGATGCCGCACGATACGCATTGAGCTGGAAGCTTGCCTCTTCGGAGCTACTGTCATGA
- a CDS encoding LysR family transcriptional regulator produces MVRLGSIRLYDEHLSYSMNTRFLEAFVCVVRLGSFRAAAEKLHLTQAAISNRIGSLEDEIGAQLFVRDSSILRLTPTGARLVDYSERMLEMQREIMRLGKRSDQLLGIVRIGVIDTIVHTWLVDFLNHLQESYPGIEIQLSSEATERLHRSLCDGEVDIAFQTDQLISEGMTSLPTLPMSMGWVGRPLAQGAREETITELLHNPVITMSRGSHPYLALKDLYRQALIPVGKIHCVNSLAAIVKLVKNGFGQAFIPLAPVKDALKSGDLRYIPCDLEMPLQGFVISYLESNASDAIRFVASLAVDHANKFIHAVPPPYNPA; encoded by the coding sequence ATGGTAAGACTTGGCTCAATCCGCCTTTATGATGAGCATTTATCTTACAGCATGAATACACGATTTCTTGAAGCCTTTGTCTGTGTAGTGCGTCTCGGGAGTTTTCGGGCTGCGGCTGAAAAACTTCATCTCACACAGGCCGCAATTTCTAACCGTATTGGCTCCCTGGAAGATGAAATAGGCGCACAGCTTTTTGTCCGCGATTCCAGTATCCTTCGCCTCACCCCAACCGGCGCAAGGCTTGTAGACTACAGCGAGCGCATGCTGGAGATGCAGCGTGAAATTATGCGGCTCGGTAAGAGAAGTGACCAGTTACTCGGGATCGTTCGTATCGGGGTGATAGACACCATCGTGCATACCTGGCTGGTTGATTTCCTTAATCATCTGCAGGAAAGCTATCCCGGCATTGAAATCCAGCTCAGTTCGGAGGCCACGGAGCGCCTGCACCGCAGTCTTTGCGACGGCGAAGTGGATATTGCTTTTCAGACTGATCAGCTGATATCTGAAGGGATGACCAGCCTGCCCACGCTTCCCATGTCTATGGGATGGGTAGGGAGGCCCCTGGCTCAGGGCGCACGCGAAGAAACCATCACTGAGTTGCTGCACAACCCCGTCATAACGATGAGTCGGGGTTCCCATCCTTATCTGGCACTGAAGGATCTCTACCGTCAGGCTTTAATTCCTGTGGGAAAAATTCATTGCGTTAACTCGCTGGCAGCCATTGTTAAACTGGTAAAAAATGGTTTTGGCCAGGCCTTCATTCCTCTCGCGCCTGTAAAAGACGCTCTTAAATCGGGCGATTTACGTTACATACCCTGTGATCTGGAAATGCCGCTTCAGGGCTTTGTTATCAGCTATCTGGAGAGTAATGCTTCTGATGCAATTCGTTTCGTTGCTTCACTGGCAGTTGATCATGCAAATAAATTCATTCATGCAGTACCTCCTCCTTATAACCCCGCCTGA